The segment GAAAGAAAAATTACGACAAGCGCGAAAGTATAAAAGAACGTGATATATCAAGAGATATAAAAAAGAATTTTTAATAAAAAAAGGTGATTCGGGATTTTAAAAAAATCCTTGAATCACCTCTTTCTTTTCTGTATAATTAAGTTACCACACCAAATTACAGAAAGGATTGATAAATATGACTTCTAAAATCAAATTTATCTTCACCAATACTATTTTAACAAATTCTTTAAATTCTATCAAGACATATTTTAATAATCAACATATGATTCATCTTTCTAACTCTATTAATAAATTTCTTGCTTGTGGTGACATTTCTAAAGGTTTCATTACACATAGATGTCATATGTGTAACTTCAAACATAAAATGAAACTTACTTGTAAATCTAGATTATGTAATTCTTGTGGATATAATTACTCTATTAAATGGACTAACTCTATTCTTAATCAATTAATTAATATCCCTCATAGACATGTCCTTTTTACCATACCTAAACAATTTAGAAAATTCATAGCTTATGATAGAACTATTCTCTCTAAATTAGCTGCTGATATTAATAATATCTTTAAATATCTGTTCAATAATATTCATGATAAAAACAAAAGAAAAATATATATACCTAAATCTAGTGATAAATACTTTACTGATTCTGATATAATTCATTATGGGTTAATTACTGTTATTCATACTTTTGGTAGAGATCTTAAATTTAACCCTCATATTCATGCTATCGTTTCTCTTGGTGGTTTTAACAAACATTATCAATACAAAAAATTTAAATACTTCCATGTTCCTTCTATTGCTAATCAATGGAGATATCTCGTATGTAGAGCCTTAAGTCAAGGTAATTATCCTAATGATACTATTAAAAAAGAGGCTTTAGATATGGCTTCTAAAATGTATAAAGAAGATGTTAGATTTTTCTTTAATGTTGGTGATAATAATGTTAATAATCCTAAAGGTATTATCAAATATCTTGGTAGATATTTAGCTAGAGTGC is part of the Streptobacillus felis genome and harbors:
- a CDS encoding transposase, whose amino-acid sequence is MTSKIKFIFTNTILTNSLNSIKTYFNNQHMIHLSNSINKFLACGDISKGFITHRCHMCNFKHKMKLTCKSRLCNSCGYNYSIKWTNSILNQLINIPHRHVLFTIPKQFRKFIAYDRTILSKLAADINNIFKYLFNNIHDKNKRKIYIPKSSDKYFTDSDIIHYGLITVIHTFGRDLKFNPHIHAIVSLGGFNKHYQYKKFKYFHVPSIANQWRYLVCRALSQGNYPNDTIKKEALDMASKMYKEDVRFFFNVGDNNVNNPKGIIKYLGRYLARVPIAEYKIVDINIKKNFVTFMFNDLANNKEITYHTLTIQDFVSKLLFHLPYKHFKMINRFGFYARRKSDKLKSALALFKTELKKVPSLFRKNFKAIWEFDPFMCPNCNIYLEAYELFVSSAFGRPIHKFYNP